The following coding sequences are from one Perognathus longimembris pacificus isolate PPM17 chromosome 13, ASM2315922v1, whole genome shotgun sequence window:
- the LOC125362310 gene encoding olfactory receptor 4P4-like gives MEIHNVTEFVFTGLFESQQIELLLFFFFLLCYLAVIMGNSTIFLTISCSHLLEQPMYYFLCHLSLMDLCSTSVVAPQLLRNLVATRRDISYNNCMTQLFTYHWLTGVEVFILVCMAFDRYVAIVKPLHYMSIMNRKRCHMLITVAWGLGFWHAIALLVLGLSLPFCGPNVIDHYMCDIKPLLKLVCKDIHISSILVIANSGTVVVAIFIVLLASYVLILYNLRTRSSAGRRKALSTCSSHIMVVVLFFVPCIYIYILPAGGKNMDKEISVFYMVIAPMLNPLIYTL, from the coding sequence ATGGAAATACATAATGTCACTGAATTTGTTTTCACGGGACTGTTTGAAAGTCAGCAAATAGAactacttctctttttctttttcctgctttgtTACCTGGCAGTCATAATGGGAAACAGCACCATCTTCCTCACAATCTCCTGTAGCCATCTCCTGGAACAGCCCATGTACTATTTTCTCTGCCACCTTTCCCTCATGGACCTCTGCTCTACTTCTGTTGTAGctccccagctacttaggaacttGGTGgcaacaagaagagacatttcctaCAACAACTGCATGACACAGCTTTTCACTTACCACTGGTTGACAGGGGTGGAAGTTTTTATCTTGGTGTGCATGGCTTTTGACCGTTATGTGGCTATTGTCAAGCCCCTGCATTACATGAGCATCATGAACCGGAAGAGGTGTCACATGCTGATCACTGTGGCCTGGGGACTTGGTTTTTGGCATGCTATTGCTTTACTGGTCCTTGGCCTCAGTTTGCCTTTCTGTGGTCCTAATGTAATTGACCATTACATGTGTGATATCAAGCCCCTTTTGAAACTTGTTTGCAAAGATATCCATATTTCTAGTATCTTAGTGATTGCCAATTCTGGGACAGTAGTAGTTGCCATATTTATTGTGCTTTTAGCTTCTTATGTACTCATTTTATATAACCTCAGGACAAGATCATCTGCAGGGCGTCGCAAAGCTCTCTCCACCTGTAGCTCTCACATAATGGTTGTGGTTCTATTTTTTGTGCCctgtatttatatctatatccTACCTGCAGGTGGTAAAAATATGGATAAGGAAATTTCTGTGTTTTACATGGTGATTGCCCCCATGCTAAATCCTCTCATCTATACTCTGTGA